The following are encoded in a window of Campylobacterota bacterium genomic DNA:
- a CDS encoding ribose-phosphate pyrophosphokinase, translating into MHHNLVVALHNTRLATGLADALQSDLAICSAGIFPNTEVFLHEPTISLEHSYQHALVLHQFSIHHEQALSMNDQIIQLIWLIDALKQNNIDNITLALPYLPYSRQDKTWYTPHGVLPALGKLLAYAGVKKLITCDLHNPDQTYMPLTLTHIEMADFWANTIKQHFPDTAQMCIAAPDLGGDQRAEKIATQLGLETITIIKKRTQQTLTQEFFGDVSGRNIVLVDDILDTAQTAISACNLLKEHGAQKVYGCFSHAIFSCNAKELIEHSAFDHIFVADTSLAQLSLATEKVTTICAAQFLTEQICAHLDRTIQPSTQAKQYDQKFSAL; encoded by the coding sequence ATGCATCATAATTTAGTGGTAGCACTGCACAACACCAGGCTAGCCACCGGGCTTGCAGATGCGTTACAGTCAGACCTTGCCATTTGCTCGGCAGGAATTTTCCCCAACACCGAAGTTTTCTTGCACGAGCCAACCATCTCGCTTGAGCATTCCTATCAACACGCCCTGGTGTTGCATCAATTCAGCATTCACCATGAACAAGCACTCAGCATGAATGATCAAATCATTCAACTCATTTGGTTGATTGATGCTCTCAAACAAAATAATATTGATAACATAACTTTGGCACTACCATATCTACCCTACTCGCGGCAAGACAAAACGTGGTACACCCCGCACGGCGTGCTGCCTGCACTCGGCAAACTGTTAGCTTACGCAGGAGTAAAAAAACTAATCACCTGTGACCTGCACAACCCAGATCAAACGTATATGCCGCTTACCCTCACCCACATAGAGATGGCCGACTTTTGGGCAAACACTATTAAACAACACTTTCCAGATACTGCCCAAATGTGCATTGCTGCTCCTGATTTGGGCGGTGATCAACGAGCAGAAAAAATCGCTACACAACTCGGCCTTGAAACGATCACCATCATCAAGAAAAGAACACAACAAACATTAACGCAAGAATTTTTTGGCGATGTAAGCGGACGCAACATTGTACTTGTTGACGATATTTTAGACACTGCACAAACGGCAATAAGCGCATGTAATTTACTCAAAGAACATGGCGCTCAAAAAGTTTATGGCTGCTTTAGTCACGCAATTTTTTCATGCAATGCCAAAGAACTCATTGAGCACAGTGCATTTGACCACATCTTTGTCGCAGACACAAGCCTTGCCCAACTTAGCCTTGCAACAGAAAAAGTAACGACCATCTGCGCTGCCCAGTTTTTAACTGAACAGATTTGTGCACACCTTGATCGCACCATACAACCCTCAACACAAGCAAAACAGTATGACCAAAAATTTTCAGCGCTCTGA
- a CDS encoding aminoacyl-tRNA hydrolase, translating to MTKNFQRSEIKAIIGLGNPGSRYTKTRHNIGFRVVDQLAQDLHTAPWLEQNNAHYVQVQIPAQGQTESAQVVYLVKPQTFMNNSGNVISFLQKKGIRAENILVVHDELEKAFGKISINFGGSAKGHNGLRSIINVIGKDFWRLRFGIGRPPDKQDVPHYVLAPFSKTEESELEVLISNAVHLILNS from the coding sequence ATGACCAAAAATTTTCAGCGCTCTGAAATAAAAGCCATCATTGGCTTGGGCAACCCAGGCTCCCGTTACACAAAAACTCGTCACAACATTGGGTTTCGCGTTGTTGACCAACTTGCTCAAGACCTTCATACAGCACCTTGGCTCGAGCAAAATAACGCACATTACGTGCAGGTACAAATTCCGGCGCAAGGCCAAACTGAGTCAGCGCAGGTTGTTTACCTGGTCAAGCCACAAACATTTATGAACAACTCTGGCAATGTTATTTCATTTCTCCAAAAAAAAGGCATCCGAGCTGAAAACATCCTTGTCGTTCATGATGAGCTGGAAAAGGCTTTTGGCAAAATAAGCATTAATTTTGGTGGCAGCGCAAAAGGGCACAATGGACTACGGTCTATCATCAATGTCATTGGTAAAGATTTTTGGCGGCTGCGCTTTGGCATAGGCCGCCCTCCCGACAAGCAAGATGTACCGCACTATGTACTCGCACCCTTCTCAAAAACAGAGGAGAGCGAACTTGAGGTTTTAATCAGCAATGCGGTCCATCTAATCTTAAATTCTTAG
- the efp gene encoding elongation factor P, with the protein MISTSDFRKGLTKILWNNEPWIVLDYQLVQPGKGGTYLRTKLKNLFTGRTLEETFRSAQKFDQPDLEYANMQFLYADDLYHFMDLENGEQLDLSADQIETVKKYLKENETYNIVKFQDKPMSVEPPTFMILEVKETVPGVKGDTAQGGSKPAKLETGLVVQVPLFVNEGDKVKVDTREDKYIERAE; encoded by the coding sequence ATGATTTCCACATCTGATTTTCGTAAGGGTCTGACCAAAATTTTATGGAATAACGAGCCATGGATTGTGCTTGATTATCAGCTCGTACAGCCGGGTAAAGGCGGTACCTACCTAAGAACAAAGCTCAAAAACTTGTTTACCGGTAGAACTCTAGAAGAAACATTTCGATCAGCACAAAAGTTTGATCAACCAGACCTTGAATATGCAAACATGCAATTTTTATATGCAGATGATCTCTACCACTTCATGGACCTTGAAAATGGTGAACAGCTTGACCTATCAGCAGACCAAATCGAAACAGTCAAAAAATACCTCAAGGAAAACGAGACCTACAATATCGTAAAGTTTCAAGACAAACCAATGTCTGTTGAACCTCCAACATTCATGATTTTAGAAGTTAAAGAAACAGTCCCTGGTGTTAAGGGCGACACCGCACAAGGTGGCAGCAAACCAGCAAAGCTTGAGACCGGACTTGTTGTGCAAGTTCCTTTGTTTGTTAACGAAGGCGATAAAGTTAAAGTCGACACCCGTGAAGACAAATATATTGAGCGAGCCGAATAA
- the nusB gene encoding transcription antitermination factor NusB — protein MSKPSTTPNDHLEETKNTQEYEIDPALEMQQAEQELAAFFTSISTRRDQRRLSFYLVYIVDRFDYSITADDALADLQEGFDFTLPADSYARTLADSVINASDELDRKISPYLKNWKLERLGCATRLILRLALWELLHTDNAPSVVINEAIELSKMFAERDSYRFVNGILDELHKSIQEQNKKDA, from the coding sequence ATGAGCAAACCAAGCACAACACCTAACGATCATCTAGAAGAAACAAAAAATACGCAAGAGTACGAAATCGATCCTGCTCTTGAAATGCAGCAAGCCGAACAAGAGCTTGCTGCATTTTTTACCTCTATTTCCACACGTAGAGATCAACGACGTCTAAGTTTTTACTTAGTGTACATTGTTGATCGCTTTGATTATTCAATTACGGCAGACGATGCGCTTGCCGACCTGCAAGAAGGCTTTGATTTTACCTTACCAGCAGACAGCTATGCACGCACACTTGCAGACAGTGTCATTAATGCAAGCGATGAACTCGATCGAAAAATCAGCCCATACTTAAAAAACTGGAAGCTCGAACGCCTTGGTTGCGCAACGCGCCTTATCTTGCGCCTTGCACTCTGGGAGCTGCTTCATACCGACAATGCGCCATCAGTTGTTATCAATGAAGCGATAGAACTTTCAAAAATGTTTGCAGAACGTGATTCATATCGATTTGTTAATGGCATTCTTGATGAACTGCACAAATCAATACAAGAACAAAACAAAAAGGATGCTTAA
- the kdsA gene encoding 3-deoxy-8-phosphooctulonate synthase gives MNSDWLTTVDNTQPLFFILGPCSIENEQHTFKVAEHIKKLAEKLQFHFVFKSSYDKANRLSPTSGRGVGIDQGLEILSKVRSTFDVPIITDVHETEQVNQVATVADIIQIPAMLCRQTDLLLAAGKTGKPVMVKKGQFLSAENMDGAVKKIASTGNDNIWLCERGFTFGYNNLVVDYRNFPIMKEAGKPVVFDATHSVQRPGGRGNSSGGDRKFVPHLAAAAITQGIAGIFMEVHDNPEQAVSDGPNSVRLSQLEDLLKYLIELDNWVKQRTLPELF, from the coding sequence ATGAATTCAGATTGGCTTACGACTGTTGATAACACGCAACCACTTTTTTTCATTCTTGGACCGTGCTCAATTGAAAACGAACAACATACCTTTAAAGTTGCAGAACACATTAAAAAGCTTGCTGAAAAATTACAGTTTCATTTTGTTTTTAAAAGTTCCTATGACAAAGCAAACCGCCTCAGCCCAACTAGTGGCCGCGGCGTTGGCATCGACCAAGGACTTGAAATTTTATCAAAAGTTCGCTCAACATTTGATGTACCCATTATTACTGACGTACACGAAACTGAACAGGTAAATCAGGTTGCCACCGTTGCCGACATTATCCAAATTCCTGCAATGCTCTGTCGACAAACTGACTTACTGCTTGCAGCTGGAAAAACAGGAAAGCCTGTTATGGTTAAAAAGGGACAATTTTTAAGCGCTGAAAACATGGATGGTGCTGTAAAAAAAATTGCCTCAACAGGAAATGACAACATCTGGCTTTGCGAACGCGGCTTTACCTTTGGCTACAACAATCTCGTTGTCGACTATCGTAATTTTCCAATTATGAAAGAAGCAGGCAAACCAGTTGTATTTGATGCTACACACTCCGTGCAACGCCCAGGTGGTCGTGGCAATAGCTCTGGCGGTGATCGCAAATTTGTGCCACACCTTGCAGCAGCTGCCATCACACAAGGTATTGCTGGCATCTTTATGGAAGTACACGACAACCCAGAACAGGCTGTCTCTGACGGACCAAACTCAGTCAGGCTGTCTCAACTTGAAGATCTACTCAAGTATTTGATCGAGCTTGACAACTGGGTTAAGCAACGCACGCTTCCTGAACTATTTTAA
- a CDS encoding nucleotidyltransferase substrate binding protein yields MEKLILGHLDISPLLKTSNFFEQAIDQAQTDLEKAGAIQAFEFCYELAWKTMKRILSHRGIEATNPREVFRLAARDGLIADAEAWFEFIRKRNLTVHTYNEDLAEEIFDFLPAFNKELQTFIQTIKKL; encoded by the coding sequence ATGGAAAAACTAATCTTAGGCCATCTTGATATTTCGCCGCTTCTTAAAACCTCCAATTTCTTTGAGCAAGCCATTGATCAAGCGCAAACAGATCTTGAAAAAGCTGGTGCAATACAAGCGTTTGAATTTTGCTACGAACTTGCCTGGAAAACTATGAAGCGAATATTATCTCACCGGGGCATTGAAGCAACAAATCCACGTGAGGTATTTCGCCTGGCAGCACGTGATGGTCTCATTGCTGATGCAGAAGCTTGGTTCGAGTTTATAAGAAAAAGAAACCTCACTGTTCATACATATAATGAAGACTTGGCTGAAGAAATCTTTGACTTTCTACCAGCTTTTAACAAAGAGCTTCAAACGTTCATTCAAACTATAAAAAAACTATAA
- a CDS encoding nucleotidyltransferase domain-containing protein, producing MIALEPKHLKIIQDILAPYPYNFYAYGSRVKGTHKKFSDLDLCFKENISDKELTAIETALEESDLPFTVDLINFNTCSKNFRKLIEADLILISADKK from the coding sequence ATGATTGCTCTAGAGCCAAAACATCTAAAAATCATTCAAGACATACTTGCACCATATCCATACAACTTTTACGCATACGGCTCACGCGTAAAGGGCACACATAAAAAATTTTCTGACCTGGACCTTTGTTTCAAAGAAAATATTTCTGACAAAGAACTAACGGCCATAGAAACAGCACTGGAAGAATCTGACCTTCCCTTCACTGTTGATTTGATTAACTTCAATACATGCTCTAAAAACTTTCGCAAACTCATAGAAGCTGATCTGATTCTTATCTCTGCAGATAAAAAATAG
- a CDS encoding ankyrin repeat domain-containing protein produces the protein MHITIRVRQFFLLATLTSTMLSSNAVDATQAWQQLKDHTVQLKDQISDRAHAIYHDGLLETCAKHGHSKAEQTELATAALKLPLTIIARHLHSDNAHGACIAGALANTVSLINIGAAHYNKDSLSQPYFKYASAGVESIDLLANIKGMFSSSRRLDEDDEQKKIEGVSYLLDTYLLSALETCLSVLSTHQLAEGEIKRAHMLQGLELLTKQLSHLIECKDSSLRLLWAASTLATIGMLGHDGITKQLRHDTTKYEAIFNDALTRDCHHTVRWLVGQKDFATTYMDYKADKDQRYTPVQLALRHGKLAAAALLKNLTPETAAQKRTQGQKQTTFMLAALNFSKDYKNGLPIDKFIETFWYPGASFNDADKDRKTLLELLEHYKPTADSLGISSDEFVKHQQLINQRHNAMIDLIKRNGGKTKEDFEKEVVKPINDLLDNSLGKTPNIPAAVKRIKEKVTNGTLPVNSIVTQTQATIKDNKVFTLLYFAVKRKDADLVKFLLEHGADPDEARNPHGGDTKAKVTARGLAQQSGSDEIKQLFH, from the coding sequence ATGCACATTACCATACGTGTAAGGCAATTTTTTTTACTCGCAACACTGACAAGCACAATGCTATCCAGCAACGCTGTAGACGCAACGCAAGCCTGGCAACAACTTAAAGACCACACGGTCCAACTTAAAGATCAAATCAGTGATCGCGCACACGCAATCTACCATGACGGCCTGCTTGAGACATGCGCAAAACATGGTCATAGTAAGGCTGAGCAAACCGAACTTGCAACTGCAGCGCTCAAACTTCCACTCACTATAATCGCACGCCACCTTCACAGCGACAATGCTCATGGAGCATGCATCGCTGGAGCACTGGCAAATACCGTTTCACTGATCAACATTGGCGCTGCCCACTACAACAAAGATAGTCTGAGCCAGCCCTACTTTAAATATGCCAGTGCTGGCGTTGAGAGCATCGACCTGCTTGCAAACATCAAGGGGATGTTCAGCTCATCACGCCGCCTTGATGAAGATGACGAACAGAAAAAAATTGAAGGCGTAAGCTATTTGCTTGACACCTACCTGCTTTCTGCACTTGAGACCTGTTTGAGCGTTTTAAGCACGCACCAACTTGCCGAAGGTGAAATCAAGCGCGCGCACATGCTCCAAGGTCTTGAGCTCTTGACCAAGCAGCTCTCACACCTTATTGAATGCAAGGACAGCTCACTGCGTCTGCTGTGGGCCGCAAGCACGCTGGCAACCATAGGCATGCTCGGCCACGATGGTATAACCAAGCAACTCCGTCACGACACCACAAAATATGAAGCTATCTTTAACGATGCACTCACACGCGACTGTCATCACACCGTGCGTTGGCTTGTAGGCCAAAAAGATTTTGCTACCACCTACATGGACTACAAAGCTGACAAGGACCAACGCTACACCCCCGTACAACTTGCGCTACGTCATGGTAAACTTGCAGCAGCAGCACTCCTGAAAAACCTCACCCCAGAAACTGCAGCACAAAAACGCACTCAAGGGCAAAAGCAAACAACGTTTATGCTTGCAGCACTTAATTTTTCAAAAGATTATAAAAACGGACTACCCATCGACAAATTTATTGAAACATTTTGGTACCCAGGTGCTAGCTTTAATGACGCCGATAAAGACCGTAAAACATTGCTTGAGCTCCTTGAGCATTACAAACCAACAGCAGATTCACTTGGTATTTCCAGTGATGAGTTTGTAAAACACCAACAATTAATTAATCAACGTCATAACGCAATGATTGATTTAATCAAACGAAACGGTGGAAAAACAAAAGAAGATTTTGAAAAAGAAGTAGTTAAACCAATTAATGATTTATTAGATAACTCACTAGGAAAAACACCCAATATTCCCGCAGCTGTAAAGCGGATTAAGGAAAAAGTTACAAACGGCACGCTGCCTGTTAACAGTATCGTTACACAAACTCAAGCAACGATCAAGGACAACAAAGTCTTCACCCTCCTGTATTTTGCCGTTAAACGAAAAGATGCTGACCTTGTAAAGTTCCTGCTTGAACATGGTGCTGATCCAGACGAAGCACGTAATCCACACGGTGGAGATACTAAAGCCAAAGTAACAGCGCGCGGGCTAGCACAACAGTCGGGCAGTGATGAAATTAAGCAGTTATTTCATTAG
- a CDS encoding ankyrin repeat domain-containing protein produces MSHFTKNKILTLVLTALCAGQSMFADVIGDIKQATSAIAADLQGLTKHEEQAYSTFEYIELLTGAGKFVVNPVARHLKHVNASAANGAELLADLVSLTNAFAAYQNSDERIWDRNVAGKPVPLNYKTFGALIDCGDALMRVLSIAKGAEAHADAQAKKNSGKANQRTRNIQQANAKTVGGLLYIIDTILLPACEAGASVVGAQQNAHGECVRANTAQALELLSKQLSKCIASHDCPTALVTWSVLSLANIASIGYDIGWREIAKDGSVPTEFKKALKAFSEHGAKNKLRYLAKHANLNTIALHNNHWKKPCSPLELVIVDQHLSASKKVELIKFLVARGADVNATTVNGEKPLVTATMHALKTGDNSVAQALLDLGACPNVTMLDKDNQTTSLYSVLTTNDPSRASYPDHAFLQCYCPAGKVEQAELTNRAKALVDVFKTKDAKAYAELGQEIINKIPNDDLKKLEQHTKDALVKLITDTLNDGTLRADYKFTHDGANKPLARIAIELDDTQLLELCCQKGFNPTNNDLELIWALALNRPDCALLLLEKGCSATQLVAPQGSQALQSTLIWADRITDQAKRGAVKAKLTEKGAKGLHDTQTAAQQIWTNDTTPEKTTALNELAAQVKSGALPISITIDTNTAGHYAATHTTLYQLACQYLHTELMLAVLTKNPRGMNIANFILAHVRNNTDEKKAKAIALLKAVLKAGLGVDVNQPAWVKPSQYTDYQPDLPALHLAIEDDNTELVTLLLEHGACPNIAGTHVTHNNADIQHNNFNTGITALHMAAVYGSPEMVTLMLENGADKDVKNAADKTALELAEHKDKNNLYWRAYGHDNIPADDKDAIEKREKIISLLK; encoded by the coding sequence ATGTCTCATTTCACAAAAAACAAAATCCTGACGCTTGTGCTCACGGCACTTTGCGCAGGGCAAAGTATGTTTGCAGATGTCATTGGTGACATCAAACAGGCAACTTCAGCAATCGCTGCAGACCTGCAAGGCCTAACCAAGCACGAAGAGCAAGCATACAGCACGTTTGAGTACATCGAGCTACTCACAGGCGCTGGCAAATTTGTTGTCAACCCCGTTGCCCGTCACCTAAAACATGTAAACGCAAGCGCAGCCAACGGTGCAGAACTTCTTGCCGACTTGGTCTCACTGACCAACGCTTTTGCAGCGTACCAAAATAGCGACGAACGCATTTGGGATCGCAATGTTGCTGGTAAACCAGTACCACTCAACTACAAAACATTTGGTGCACTCATTGACTGCGGCGACGCGCTTATGCGTGTTCTTAGTATCGCCAAAGGCGCAGAGGCTCACGCTGACGCTCAAGCAAAAAAAAATTCTGGTAAAGCTAACCAACGCACACGCAACATACAACAGGCAAATGCCAAGACCGTAGGCGGCTTGCTCTACATTATCGACACCATCTTACTCCCTGCTTGCGAAGCTGGTGCAAGCGTTGTAGGCGCTCAACAAAACGCTCATGGCGAGTGCGTACGTGCAAACACTGCACAAGCACTTGAGCTGCTTTCAAAACAACTTTCAAAATGCATTGCTAGTCATGACTGCCCAACAGCACTAGTAACCTGGTCCGTCTTGTCACTTGCCAACATTGCAAGTATTGGCTACGACATTGGCTGGCGTGAAATTGCAAAAGATGGCAGTGTCCCGACAGAATTTAAAAAAGCTCTCAAAGCATTCAGCGAACATGGTGCCAAAAACAAACTGCGCTACTTGGCAAAACATGCAAACCTCAACACCATCGCGCTGCACAACAACCACTGGAAAAAACCATGCTCACCACTTGAGCTTGTCATCGTTGATCAGCACCTTAGCGCAAGCAAAAAAGTAGAATTGATCAAATTCTTGGTTGCACGTGGTGCTGATGTTAATGCTACAACGGTCAATGGCGAAAAACCACTAGTCACCGCAACAATGCATGCGCTCAAGACAGGTGATAACAGTGTTGCTCAAGCGCTGCTTGACCTTGGTGCATGTCCAAACGTCACCATGCTTGACAAAGACAACCAGACCACCTCACTTTACTCCGTACTCACTACAAATGATCCTAGTCGCGCAAGCTACCCTGACCATGCCTTTCTGCAATGCTATTGTCCTGCTGGTAAAGTTGAGCAAGCAGAGCTCACCAACAGAGCCAAAGCACTTGTTGATGTTTTTAAAACAAAAGACGCCAAAGCATACGCAGAACTTGGACAAGAAATCATCAATAAAATCCCTAACGACGATCTCAAGAAACTTGAACAACATACTAAAGATGCTCTTGTCAAACTCATTACTGATACACTCAATGATGGGACGCTCAGAGCAGACTACAAATTCACTCATGACGGAGCAAACAAACCACTTGCACGCATTGCCATTGAGCTTGACGACACACAGCTGCTTGAGCTGTGCTGTCAAAAAGGTTTTAACCCTACAAACAATGACCTCGAGTTAATTTGGGCACTTGCTTTAAACCGTCCGGATTGTGCATTGCTCCTGCTTGAGAAAGGCTGTAGTGCAACCCAGCTGGTAGCGCCTCAAGGCAGCCAGGCTCTTCAATCAACACTGATTTGGGCTGATAGAATTACTGATCAAGCAAAACGAGGTGCCGTTAAAGCAAAACTCACTGAAAAAGGTGCGAAGGGCCTACACGACACACAGACAGCTGCGCAACAAATCTGGACCAATGACACCACTCCAGAAAAAACAACCGCGCTCAATGAACTTGCAGCACAGGTTAAAAGTGGAGCACTGCCAATCAGCATAACTATTGATACAAACACAGCAGGACATTACGCCGCTACTCACACAACACTGTACCAACTTGCTTGCCAGTACCTACACACTGAGCTGATGCTTGCCGTACTTACAAAAAATCCGCGGGGAATGAACATTGCTAACTTTATATTGGCTCATGTACGTAACAACACTGATGAAAAAAAAGCAAAAGCCATTGCGCTGCTTAAAGCAGTACTTAAGGCTGGCCTGGGTGTTGATGTTAACCAGCCCGCTTGGGTCAAACCAAGTCAGTATACCGATTATCAACCAGACCTGCCAGCACTTCACCTCGCAATTGAAGATGACAACACAGAGCTTGTCACACTCTTGCTAGAACATGGTGCATGTCCAAACATTGCAGGTACGCACGTTACTCATAACAACGCAGACATCCAACACAACAACTTCAACACAGGCATCACGGCACTGCACATGGCCGCTGTGTACGGCAGTCCGGAAATGGTCACATTGATGCTTGAGAACGGTGCGGACAAAGACGTCAAAAATGCTGCTGACAAAACAGCACTTGAGCTGGCCGAACATAAAGACAAAAACAATCTCTACTGGAGAGCATACGGTCACGATAATATTCCAGCTGACGATAAAGATGCCATAGAAAAGCGTGAAAAAATCATTAGCTTGCTAAAGTAG